One window of the Natronomonas marina genome contains the following:
- a CDS encoding putative sulfate/molybdate transporter, whose translation MATALPERRRFGMSAGELTGAIGDSVTVLPLVAALGVLTPASLPQVLAGFAVFQVVWGAVYGVPLSVEPMKALAGLAIAGAIGYGDLIAAGLLAGGVLLAAGRFGLLSRLASVVGEPVVRGVQFAVACLLVVAAADLVVASPTVAVAGVALAAAVAVVSPRAVAVVVLSVGLLWAVAVAGVPPVSLPAVGLFPAGGPTLSLGVVEGAVAQLAMTVGNAAVATSLLLSDLYEADVSPDRLAESMGAMNLLAVPLGAVPMCHGSGGLAGKHAFGARTATANVVAGCLYGGLAVVSGVFEAFPMALLGVLLVVVAVSLARVALQATDRRGFVVAVGVLAVLTNVGVAFVAGAAWWLARTRGFR comes from the coding sequence ATGGCGACGGCGCTTCCGGAGCGACGCCGGTTCGGGATGAGCGCCGGCGAACTCACCGGCGCGATAGGGGATTCCGTTACCGTCCTGCCGCTCGTGGCCGCCCTCGGAGTCCTGACGCCGGCGTCGCTGCCGCAGGTCCTCGCCGGCTTCGCGGTCTTTCAGGTCGTCTGGGGCGCCGTCTACGGCGTGCCGCTCTCCGTCGAACCGATGAAGGCGTTGGCGGGGCTGGCCATCGCCGGCGCCATCGGCTACGGCGACCTGATTGCGGCCGGCCTGCTCGCGGGCGGCGTCCTGCTGGCCGCGGGGCGGTTCGGCCTGCTGTCGCGACTCGCGTCGGTCGTCGGCGAACCCGTCGTCCGCGGCGTCCAGTTCGCCGTCGCCTGCCTGCTCGTCGTCGCGGCCGCCGACCTCGTGGTCGCGTCGCCGACGGTCGCGGTCGCAGGGGTCGCCCTCGCCGCCGCTGTGGCCGTCGTCTCGCCGCGGGCCGTGGCCGTCGTCGTCCTCTCGGTCGGCCTCCTGTGGGCCGTCGCCGTCGCCGGCGTGCCCCCGGTCTCGCTGCCGGCGGTCGGCCTCTTCCCGGCCGGCGGGCCGACGCTGTCGCTCGGGGTCGTCGAGGGGGCCGTCGCGCAACTGGCGATGACGGTCGGCAACGCCGCCGTCGCCACGTCGCTCCTGCTGTCGGACCTCTACGAGGCCGACGTCTCGCCGGACCGCCTCGCCGAGAGCATGGGCGCGATGAACCTCCTCGCGGTCCCGCTCGGGGCCGTGCCCATGTGTCACGGCTCCGGCGGGCTAGCCGGCAAGCATGCCTTCGGTGCCCGGACGGCGACCGCAAACGTCGTCGCCGGCTGTCTGTACGGCGGCCTCGCGGTCGTTTCCGGCGTGTTCGAGGCCTTCCCGATGGCACTGCTGGGCGTCCTTCTCGTCGTCGTCGCCGTCTCGCTGGCCCGGGTCGCCCTCCAAGCGACCGACCGCCGGGGGTTCGTGGTGGCCGTCGGCGTCCTCGCGGTCCTGACGAACGTCGGCGTCGCGTTCGTCGCCGGCGCCGCCTGGTGGCTCGCCCGGACGCGGGGCTTTAGATGA